From Chryseotalea sp. WA131a:
TTGAAAAGCTGAACAGCTTGCAGCCTGTGGCCAACGATAATGAACAATAACAATTATTAAAAGAGAACAACCACTAAAACACCATAGTCATGTTTGAACCAGTAACAGGATATAAATTTGACCTCCCCAAACACCACAAGTCCATTATCAAAGTGATTGGCGTTGGCGGTGGAGGTAGCAACGCGGTGAACCACATGTACAAACAAGGCATTAAAGATGTTGAGTTTGTGGTGGCGAACACAGATTTACAAGCGCTGAACGGCAGCCCCGTGCCGTATAAACTTCAGTTGGGCGTAACACTCACCGAAGGTTTGGGATGCGGTGCGAACCCCGAAGTGGGACGAGCAGCAGCGATTGAAAGCAAAGAACAAATTCGCGAGCTACTGGCCGGAACCAAAATGGTTTTTGTAACGGCCGGTATGGGAGGTGGCACGGGCACAGGCGCGGCACCAGTGATTGCCAAGATTGCGAAAGATATGGACATCCTCACGGTGGGGATTGTGACAGTACCCTTTTCGTTTGAAGGCAAGAAAAAATTGGCGCAAGCAGAGTTGGGCATTGAAGCGTTTCGTGCGAGCTGCGATACGGTGCTGGTGATATTGAATGACAAGTTGCGCGAGATTTATGGAAATCTTTCCATCGGCCAAGCATTTGGTGAAGCGGATAATGTGTTGACCACTGCGGCCAAAGGCATTGCCGAGATTATCACCTTGGCCGGGTATGTGAACGTTGACTTTCAAGATGTGCGCACGGTAATGTTGGGTGCGGGTGCAGCCGTGATGGGCACTGCAGAAACACGTGGCGATACACGCGCGATGAAAGCTGCACAACAAGCATTGGCTTCGCCTTTGTTGGATAACCACGACATCATGGGCTCGAAGAAAATTCTGCTTTCGATTATTTCAGGTGAAGAAGCGGAGTTGCAGATGGACGAGTTGACTACCATTACGGAATACATTCAAGGGCAAGCAGGCGATGATGCCGAAGTGATTTTCGGTCATGGCGTGGATGCTGCCTTAGGCGACCGCATTCGTGTGACGGTGATTGCCACTGGTTTTGCCAATGAAAGAAAGGCTGCAAAAAAAGAAGAAAAGAAAGTGCATGAGTTAGACCGCTCACAGATTTCATTGTTTGGCTCGGTTGATAATTCGGTGAACCAGCGCACGGCCGATTTAGAATTGAAAGTAAAATCAGACAATACTACGCAAGAAGTGAAGCCGGTGGAGATGCCGAAAGAAAGCACTCCTCCGCCAATTAAACCAGGTTTGCCCGTTCTTGAAAAAGAACGAGAAAAGCCCATTGAGCCTATAACAGAGCGCTCGTATGTTTTTGATTTGTTTGATAAAACAGAAAACGTAAAAGAAGAAGACGATGGTGAAGAAAGTTTGTTTGCCGATGACGATGACTTTAAAGTAGGGAAAGAAATTTCGGCCGACCAAGTAATCAATGAAGAGGGTTTGATGGAAGTGCGCAAAACTCGCGAGCGCTTAGAACAGCAAGCAAGGGAGCGGAGAGAAAGATTGAAATCCAATCGCAAGCAAGAGATGACGAAGGAAGAGTTCAACGACAAGTGGACACTGCCTGCGTACTTGCGCAGAGGTGTGAAGATGGATAACGTGCCTCATTCTTCTGAACCATTTATTTCGCGCTATAATTTAAATGACGATAACAACTTGTTGGGCAACAATAAATTTTTGCATGACAATGTGGATTGACCTCACTCCCGTCCCCTCTCCGGAAGAGAGGGGAGGAGTTGGTGAGGAGATTAGTTTTCGATTTGCCATTTGAAAACGTCAAATGGTTTTAAACATGCCTCGAGTAAAGAAATAGCTCCGTCCCCCTCTCCTTTTGGAGAGGGATTAGGGGTGAGGTCATGGCATATCCGGCACGACTGGTTTTTACTCCATTCGTAGTGGTTGTTGGTGGTAAATATTTTTTGCCGGTGCCGGAGTGCCTTCTTAAGACCAGACTTTTGGAATAGCTGTTGGTAATTTTTTGCAGCGTTCTGGTCTGTTGGATTTTTTAGTATGAAAAAGCCCCGTCTACGCGGGGCTTTTTTTGTTGCTAAGAAAATATGCTAGTGCTATTTGGTAATGTAATATTTAAGGCCCAAAGACAGATTGTTAAAGCTGGGCTGTAGCGTTAAGTTTGAGCTTGAATTAGATTGCTCTCCGAGTACTTCTGAATATCCAAGTAAACCAATGCTAAGATCAATGCCCCATTTTTCGTGTGGAAAAAAGATAATTCCAGGATTCAATCCTACACCCCAAGTATTTTGCTTTTCGTTAAGTTTTGTGTTAGAAAAAGTTTGAGATGTTATTGAACCATTCGAAGCAACTTCCGTAATCGTTGAGTTGTTTGTTTGTTCTCTGCTGCCAAATCCGTAAAAGCCATTGAACTCCGCGAAAAATACAAAGCTCTGCGAAATAATTTTGTGTATTCTATAATATGGTTTTACGATGAATTGGCCTCTAGCGTTTGTATTGTCGTACGAGTATAGTGTTGCTGGTTGACCAATCAGAATTGGGCTTGAATTTCTGGATTTTGAGATTTGATCGAAACGATCGTAGCCAATCCCAATTCCAAGGGAAGACGTTTCAGTGACAAAATACCCAATACTTGGTAGAAATGACCAGAATGTATTCGAGTTATTGAAAGTTTGACCTATTGATGATTGGTCTTGGCTATAACGACTGTATCCGAGCGTCCCGCCAAATTGCATGTTCCCTTTTTTGATTTGACCATATGCTCCTGGCAAGGCGAGTATAATCAGACAGCCGATCAATGAGATTTTTTTCATACTGTTTTTTTTAATGGTAGTAGCAAAAGATAGACCAAAGATTAATTTCAATTGGTTGCAAATGGTGTTAATCCTAAATTTTAAAACCCCTATCTTTATCCAAACAAATTTCTATGAACAAAAAGGTGCTTTACTTCACTATCCCTGTTATTTTGTTGGCAGGTATTTATTTTCTTGGCCCTGCTCCATCCAAACCTAAGTGGGATTTAGCTGTACCAATGGTTCCACAAGATCCAATTGCTCTTGAGAACTATGTAGCGACACAAGAAAGTAAACACGAGATAAAACGCGATAATAAGGCACGTATTGTGTGGGCGGACAGTTCTAAAAAGAAAACGGAGTACAGCGTAGTTTACTTGCACGGATTTTCGGCCAGCCAAGAAGAGGGAGACCCGGTGCATATCAATTTTGCGAAGAAGTTTAACTGCAATTTGTATCTGGCTCGCCTTGCCGACCATGGGGTTGACACCACAGAGCAACTTTTGTATTTCACTCCCGACCGGTGGTGGCAAAGCAGTAAAGAAGCATTGGCCATCGGGAAAGCTCTTGGAGAGAAAGTAATTGTGATGAGTACGTCTACAGGAGGAACCATGGCTTTGATATTGGCTGCCGAGTATCCACAAGATGTTTATGCGTTGATAAACATGTCCCCCAATATTCAAATATTTCATCCGCTTGCTTGGCTATCGAATAATCCTTGGGGATTGCAATTGGCGCGGCAAGTTGTGGGTGGTAATTACAATTTATCGAAACCGATACCAGGGGTGGATATGAAATTGCAAAATCAATATTGGAATGATCGATATCGATTAGAGGCGGTAGGTCAGATGCAAGAAATGCTGGAGGATAAAATGACGGAGCATACGTTCAAAAAAATAAAATCACCTTCTTTGTCACTCTACTATTATAAAAACGAAGCTGAACAAGACTCAACTGTGAAGGTTAGTGCCATTTTAAAAATGAATGAGCAACTCGGCACACCTGATTCGTTGAAAGAAGCGATAGCCATACCGGAAGCGGGGACGCATGTAATTGGTTCGTATATCCGATCGAAAGACATTTTTTCAGTCGAAAGAGCTGCGGAAAATTTTGCTGTGGAAAAGTTGGGGATGAAAATTAATTATGGATTGAACCCAATAAAAATAGATGCTTACAAAAATAGTTTGAAAGCAAATCCAGAAAATGAGTTGATTGACTTAGAGAAATTCATACCGAATGTTGTGTTGGACGTTCGCTATGCCACCACTAATAATTTCACCAAAGAGAAAATTTATGATCTACCAAAAGCATACGCGCGCAAACCCGTGGCAGGGGCGTTGAAAAAAGCACAAGAAGAATTCAATAAACTTGGCTACGGCATCAAGGTGTACGATGGCTATCGACCTTATTCGGCCACAGTAAAATTTTATGAAGTGATGAAAGGCGACACCATGTATGTTGCCAGTCCCTACAAAGGCTCGAAGCACAATAGAGGATGCGCATTGGATATCACCTTGGTGGATTTAAAGTCAAAACAAGAATTGAAAATGCCCACTCCATGGGACACAGCCGCCAAAGAAAGCTGGGCCGATGCACCTGTAAGCGACCCAACGATTGCCAAAAATCGGGAGACACTGATTTCAATTATGGAGAAAAATGGATTTAAAGTGTACACGGCCGAGTGGTGGCATTTTGATTTTGTGGGCTGGCAGAAGTATGATGTAATGGATATTGAGTTTGAGGAGATAAGCAAAGTAGAATGATTCTAATTCGCAATTTATTAAGGGTTAAATATCTCTTTGGATTATTCAAAATTTTTGGCGCGATTTATCTTTTTGTAATTAATTGGAAGTTGTTTTTCAGATTTATTAGTAAGTTGAATGAAGACGACTCCGCAACAAACTTAGGTAACTCGCTTTCTTTTTTTCTACTGTTGCTCTATTGTTTCTATTAATTTTACAGTGGTTTGATTGACTTAGGTAAGGTTAGCATCATTGATAAGAAGTTTGTTTGGGCTGGGATATTGATAGGAGGCTTAATTGCTGTTGCATTGTTTTCGTTTGAATCACTTTACTATACAATCTTCGGTTTAATTTTTTTATTAATCTCGTTAATTGAATTAGGAAGACTAGTTAAAAAGAAGAGGTAACTTTATGATGTTGTCTCAAGCCCAATCCCAAGTCGAGAAATGGATAAAGACCCATGGCTTACGCTACTTCAATCAACTTACCAACATGGCGATCCTCACTAAAGAAGTAGGCTTAGCTGTTGCCCAAACAGGCCCAGTATTGTGAATGTCTTATCCAGCTTGATTTCCTGTTGGGGTCAATACAATCAGAAATTTTGAAGCACGTCCCACCTTAACTTGTCTCCAATCTTGGTTACGGGTAAATATCATCGATCCGTCTACCACTACGTATACCTCTTCTGCCTCCCCCAACTATTTCCTGATCTGGTAGATTTACTTGAAGATTGATTAGCGGAAGATTTGTTTCCTCCCGACCGCCTTTGATGCGGTGCGTTGGATTTCTCTTTTGATTCAACGTGCATCACGGTCATCGGGTATTTGTGATTCTCTACAACGGGAATGGGTTTACCGATCAATTTTTGAATGTCCTTCAAAAACTCTTTTTCTTCAAAGTCGCAAAACGAAATGGAGTTGCCGCTAGCGCCCGCACGGCCTGTGCGCCCAATTCGGTGGACGTACGTTTCGGGAATGTTGGGGATTTCGTAGTTGATAACAGTCGATAAGTTATCAATATCAATGCCACGGGCTGCAATATCAGTAGCTACTAATACACGGGTCTTTTGCAATTTAAAATTGCTCAGCGCTCGCTGCCGTGCGTTTTGCGACTTGTTACCGTGAATGGCCTCTGTAAAAATCCCAACTTTGTTTAAGTCCATCGCCACGCGGTCGGCTCCGTGCTTGGTGCGGGTAAACACCAAAGCCGTTTCGATGGATTTGTCTTTCAATAAATCAACCAACAAGTTTTTCTTGTTTTTCTTGTCCACAAAATAAAGCGATTGCTGTATGGTGTTGGCGGTAGATGAAACAGGAGTAACCTCCACACGCGCTGGGTTTGTTAAAATTGAATTGGCCAGTGAAGAAATCTCTTTTGGCATGGTGGCCGAGAAGAAAAGGGTTTGCCTCTTCACGGGCAGTTTGGCAATAACTTTTTTTACATCATGAATGAAGCCCATATCCAACATTCGATCGGCTTCGTCCAGCACAAAAATCTTGATGTGGTCTAACTTCACGTAACGCTGGTTCATTAAATCAAGCAATCGCCCAGGCGTTGCTATCAGAATATTCACGCCCGCCCGCAAAGCATCGGTTTGTGATTTTTGCGATACACCACCAAAGATGACGGTGTGCTTTAATTTCAAATGACGTCCGTAAGCTGAAAAACTTTCGCCAATTTGTATGGCCAACTCGCGCGTAGGGGTGAGGATCAACGAGCTAATGCCTACACTAGCTTTATACAATTCATCTTGATGCAGCAATTGCAAAATGGGTATAGCAAAGGCTGCTGTTTTGCCTGTGCCGGTTTGTGCGCAGCCGAGCAAATCTTTGCGCTCCAATACTATCGGAATAGCCTTTTCTTGAATGGGTGTAGGGGTGGTGTAGCCTTCTGTTTTTAGCGCCCGAAGGATAGGCTCAATAAGATTTAATTTTTCAAATGACATGTTAATGGTTTGAGATGAGAGAGACGAATTATTTGTTTAACGCCTCTTTGATTATCCTGCCTGACAGGCAGGCGCAATGCTAAAAAGCATTATTTAGGGGAATTATGAGGACTGATGTGCAAAGATAGCTAAATAAAGGTGAAGGCTTGCAAAAATTTACAAACCGCCTTATCGGATCATCACGATTTCTACGCGCCTATTTTTTTTGCGACCTTCTTCAGTGTCGTTGGTTGTCAACGGCCGCGTGCTGCCATGGCCTTCAAAACTAATGCGGTCTTCCTCAATGGCATGATCGATCAGATAAATAGCCACGGCTTCGGCACGATCGCGCGATAGCGTAAGATTATATCGTTCGTTTCCACTTTTATCGGTATGCCCGCTGATGCGGATGATGATTTTTTTGTTTTGATTTAAAATCTCGATCAGCGAATCAAGCCCGGCTGTGTGTTGCTCGTTTAGTCGATAGCTATTGAAATCAAAAAGAACATCATCCAAAATAAATACTTCTTCCTTTTTGGGTGATGCGTCAACGCTTGCCGCGCTTTCTGGTTTTTTGAAATCAGTATTTACTTTGGCGATGGGTGCAGGCTTGAAAAGTGTATCGAGCGGTTTGGTTTGCCAGGGCTTTCTTCTTTTTTGTTCGCGGGTGCGGTTGTCTTTCCAACCTTTGAACCTTCGGTTTTGCTGGTAGGTGCGCCACCCTATAAAAGCGCGGCATTTCTTTTTGAAACAAATTACTTTTGAGAACACTGAGTGTTTCGGTGCGCCCTTTCGGTTCAGCAAAATTCGGTTTTCTTCCGACAGATGAGAGACCAAAATAGGCGTGGGGTGCTTTGGCTTCTCTTGCGAAAAACCAATCTTTGGTAATAGGAGCAAAAGCAATAGAATCACTCTCATCGCAAGCATACTGTGTACTGCGCAGTTTGGCCTACAATGCGGTGATGAAAGGTGTTGGTACATAAGACATGCGATGAACAATGTAGCCTAGATGATTAGCATACCTAGTAACGCTGGCAAAAGTTAGTTCTTATTTTTAGGCCTCGTTGTAGTTCATTATATAAAAGAGAAATCATAAAATTTTCACTTTTGGTGATATTGTTTACATTTGAACTAGTGAAAAAAGTATTGACCCTGTTTTTGCTTGCCCTTTTCCTCCTCAACGTGGTAGGTTACTACGGTGTTTTGGTTGGATTGCGATCTTCGGTAACTGAAAAATGGCGACAATCAGTAGACCGGGATGCAACGGGTGCTCAATTAATATTCAAGATTCCGTTGGCCATTCCCTATGCCGTAGATGCGACCGAATACTCCTCAGTAGACGGAGAATTTGAACATCAGGGTGAGGTGTTTCGATTGGTGAAGCAAAAACTTACACATGATACCTTGTACATTGTTTGTGTTAAAGACAATGCTTCTAAAAAAATCAACCAAGCGCTGGCAGATTATGTAAAAACCTTTTCGGATAAACCGTTTAATGCCAAACAAAACAGCAAAAGCATACAACCCATTAGCAAAGATTTTTTCTCTACTACCACTATCCTTAAAACAGATCAGTCCGGCTTCGATGTAGCCATTCACGGCCATGAGGCTTTCAGTTCGTTTTACTCTTACCATTTTCAGGCTTTCATTAATCAGCCTCCCGAACATCTTTCTTAGTTTTCAGGCGGTTGGTTTTACGAATGCGCCTTTCCCTAATCAGGTAGTAATCTGATTATATTCTTTTGCTTGCTTTAGGTTTGATAAAACCTATTGGAGCAATTCAAATATTTCAAAATTAACTCATTTTCAAATTTTCACATTGAACCGATGAATCGATTTTTACTAGTACTATTTTTTTGTGCTGCGCACTTAGCGTATGCACAAACACTGGACGATGGCTTAATGATGCCCAAGAAAGATTTCTGTACAGGCATCTTGGTTACTCATAGTCAGTGGAACAACTATTGGGAAGGCACGCTCAAGCGCGACAACCAAAACGTAGGCACATTGAGTACAACTAACATTACTTGGTTGGGTAATTATGGGGTAAATGATAAACTAAATGTAATTGCGATGCTACCGTATGTTGCCACCAAGGCAAGTCAAGGAACGATGTCAGGCATGCAAGGCATTCAAGACCTGACCATTGGCGGTAAATATCAAGTAGCAAAAAAAGAAGTGGGTACCAACACTTTGTCTGTTTTTGGTGTAGGCGTTTTCTCAACGCCACTTACCAATTACACCCCTGATAACTTGCCCATGTCCATCGGACTACACAGCACCACGCTTTCAGGAAGAGCCATTTTTAACTTTGCCACGAAGCAAGGTTGGTATGCTAATTTTTCACCTGCGTATGTATATCGCACAAATGTAACGTTAGACCGCAACGCCTATTTTACCGATGGCGTTCAATACTACACCAACGAGGTGCGTATGTTCGACCAATTCAACTACAATGTGAATTTCGGTTTTATTAAAAATGGATTGCAAACAGAAATTAATTTTTATCAGCAAGATACGTTGGGCGGTGGCGACATCCGCAGACAGGATGTACCGTTTGTAAGCAACCGAATGAACTTTTCTACCATCGGGGTTTTAGTGATGTATTATCTGCCAAAACCAAAAAACCTTGCGGTACGATTTGCTTCTACTTACACAATGGATGGCCGCAATGTGGGGCAAACATTTTCTGTGATGGGCGGATTGCTGTACACCATTCACTTTTCTAAAAAATAAAAGATATTCGAGATGAAACTGAAATATACAATCGTCCTTGTTGCGTTAGTTACTTTGCCTTTTAGTTGCAAAGACATTAACTCTGGCGAAAAATTAAATCCACTTCAACCGGCCAATCAAGATGAGACTGCTGGAGGTTGGAAACCCATTATTCTTACCAACTATGCTACCCAATTGCCTCTGCCGGCACCAGCCGCCACCAATAGTGCGAGTTACGTTGCTGAGATGGATGTAATCAAAAAAGCGCAAAGCAAATTAACAGACGCACAAAGAAATACAATCAACTATTGGAGCGTGGGCGGTGTTCTTCGGTGGAACCAAGTCGTAAGAAAGTTAGTAGCCCAATATAACTTACCGCCAGCACCACGTGGCGATGGTAGTTATATTTTTCCAGATGCTGAAAATCCATTTGCCGATCCGCAGTTTCCATTTGCCAATCCACCTTATGCAGCCCGTGCCTACAGCTATGTTTCGGTGGCGCAATACGATGCGTTGAAGGCAGCGTGGTATTACAAGTATCTATACAATCGCCCCGCTCCTTATACTGTTGACAGCGGTGTAAAGGCACTCGGGCCAACGTCTGATTTACCCGCTTACCCATCAGAGGATGCCGTACTTTCAGGTGTAACTGCTGAAATGTTAAAGGTTTTGTTTCCCACGGCAGTGGAAGAAATTACGTTGCTAGCAGCCGACCAACGTAATGCTGCACTTTGGTCGGGCAAGGCAACAGATAGTGATATTTCTGCAGGGCTTGCGTTGGGCAAGGCAGTGGCAACAATTTTCACAGCCAACAGCACTGGCGTATTCACCATTCCTGGGGCATCAGGTGCATCCACCACTACCTTGTCAGTTAACATTGCTACAAGGGGCAGATTTAGAACGGATGGAATTGGAGCGGCCATCGGTAATGCAACGCAATGGCAAGCGTTGGCGGATGGGGCAGTGGCCAAAGGAGAGATACCTTGGATAAGCCAGGATTTGCCCGTGCGCCCTCCGATGTTGCCAAATTTTGGTAAAGTAGTAGCGTGGAATATGTCGGCTGGGCAAATCGTGAGTGAGCGACCAGGACCACCGCCCTCTACTTCATCCGAAGAAATGAAAACACAACTTCAAGAAGTGAAAAAGTATTCAGAAAATGCTACGCGAGAAGAGTTGGCGATTGTTTACAAATGGGCAGACGGGGCCGGAACGTATGCACCGCCCGGGCATTGGAATGATATTGCAGCAGAATACATTTCAAATGCACGATGGAGTGAGGTACGCATGGCACGCGCATTTGCCTTACTAAACATGGCCTTGCACGATGCAGCCGTTGGATGTTGGGAAACAAAGTATTTTTATTTCAACCCGCGGCCGTCACAATTGGACCCAAGCATAAAAGTAAAAACCGGGTTGCCTAATTTTCCAGCTTACACATCAGGGCATTCCACTTTCTCGGCTTCAGCTGCCGCAGTGCTTTCGTATTTGTTTCCTAACGATGCCCAATTTTTTAATGACCAAGCAAAGGAGGCTTCCCTTTCGAGGTTGTATGGTGCCATTCATTACCGTGCCGATATTGAAGTCGGTCTCGCCCATGGTAGTCGAATCGGTAGCTATACAGTGAACTTTGCAAAAGACCCTCAAAAAGACGGAGGGGATTAAGTTTTTACAATTTTAGTTTAAGGGTGATAATGCGCCTGTCCGACTGGTCCTCGGCAGGCGCTTATCTTTTTTCTAAGCTTCTATTGATTACGATTTGCTCTTTGAAAAAACTGCCTTGACAGCTTTATTCAATTCTTCACCAGCCTTTTTTAGGCTTTCTTCCACTTCTTTCCACCGCTCTTTGTTTTCGGCTTCTGATTTCAATTTTTCACCGGCCACTTTTAGCTCATCAAATTTCTGTTTGAGGTCGGTCTCCACACGTGTGCCCGCTTCTTTGGCTTCTACCAAAAATTGATCTAGCTTTTTGCCAAAATCCTTGAAGAATTTTTCGGCATTCCCTTCTTGATTCTCAGTATTTGTTTCCATGTTTTTTTATTCAATTGTCTAAGCTAAACAATCTATCAGGAATCACCAAGTTTGAATCTAAATTGAAACTATAGAAAGATTGTTATTTAATAGGTTTCAGAGTAATTTTGATGAGCATCAATTGCGAGTAGACTTACCTTATGAAAA
This genomic window contains:
- the ftsZ gene encoding cell division protein FtsZ, which gives rise to MFEPVTGYKFDLPKHHKSIIKVIGVGGGGSNAVNHMYKQGIKDVEFVVANTDLQALNGSPVPYKLQLGVTLTEGLGCGANPEVGRAAAIESKEQIRELLAGTKMVFVTAGMGGGTGTGAAPVIAKIAKDMDILTVGIVTVPFSFEGKKKLAQAELGIEAFRASCDTVLVILNDKLREIYGNLSIGQAFGEADNVLTTAAKGIAEIITLAGYVNVDFQDVRTVMLGAGAAVMGTAETRGDTRAMKAAQQALASPLLDNHDIMGSKKILLSIISGEEAELQMDELTTITEYIQGQAGDDAEVIFGHGVDAALGDRIRVTVIATGFANERKAAKKEEKKVHELDRSQISLFGSVDNSVNQRTADLELKVKSDNTTQEVKPVEMPKESTPPPIKPGLPVLEKEREKPIEPITERSYVFDLFDKTENVKEEDDGEESLFADDDDFKVGKEISADQVINEEGLMEVRKTRERLEQQARERRERLKSNRKQEMTKEEFNDKWTLPAYLRRGVKMDNVPHSSEPFISRYNLNDDNNLLGNNKFLHDNVD
- a CDS encoding outer membrane beta-barrel protein; the encoded protein is MKKISLIGCLIILALPGAYGQIKKGNMQFGGTLGYSRYSQDQSSIGQTFNNSNTFWSFLPSIGYFVTETSSLGIGIGYDRFDQISKSRNSSPILIGQPATLYSYDNTNARGQFIVKPYYRIHKIISQSFVFFAEFNGFYGFGSREQTNNSTITEVASNGSITSQTFSNTKLNEKQNTWGVGLNPGIIFFPHEKWGIDLSIGLLGYSEVLGEQSNSSSNLTLQPSFNNLSLGLKYYITK
- a CDS encoding D-alanyl-D-alanine carboxypeptidase family protein encodes the protein MNKKVLYFTIPVILLAGIYFLGPAPSKPKWDLAVPMVPQDPIALENYVATQESKHEIKRDNKARIVWADSSKKKTEYSVVYLHGFSASQEEGDPVHINFAKKFNCNLYLARLADHGVDTTEQLLYFTPDRWWQSSKEALAIGKALGEKVIVMSTSTGGTMALILAAEYPQDVYALINMSPNIQIFHPLAWLSNNPWGLQLARQVVGGNYNLSKPIPGVDMKLQNQYWNDRYRLEAVGQMQEMLEDKMTEHTFKKIKSPSLSLYYYKNEAEQDSTVKVSAILKMNEQLGTPDSLKEAIAIPEAGTHVIGSYIRSKDIFSVERAAENFAVEKLGMKINYGLNPIKIDAYKNSLKANPENELIDLEKFIPNVVLDVRYATTNNFTKEKIYDLPKAYARKPVAGALKKAQEEFNKLGYGIKVYDGYRPYSATVKFYEVMKGDTMYVASPYKGSKHNRGCALDITLVDLKSKQELKMPTPWDTAAKESWADAPVSDPTIAKNRETLISIMEKNGFKVYTAEWWHFDFVGWQKYDVMDIEFEEISKVE
- a CDS encoding DEAD/DEAH box helicase, which gives rise to MSFEKLNLIEPILRALKTEGYTTPTPIQEKAIPIVLERKDLLGCAQTGTGKTAAFAIPILQLLHQDELYKASVGISSLILTPTRELAIQIGESFSAYGRHLKLKHTVIFGGVSQKSQTDALRAGVNILIATPGRLLDLMNQRYVKLDHIKIFVLDEADRMLDMGFIHDVKKVIAKLPVKRQTLFFSATMPKEISSLANSILTNPARVEVTPVSSTANTIQQSLYFVDKKNKKNLLVDLLKDKSIETALVFTRTKHGADRVAMDLNKVGIFTEAIHGNKSQNARQRALSNFKLQKTRVLVATDIAARGIDIDNLSTVINYEIPNIPETYVHRIGRTGRAGASGNSISFCDFEEKEFLKDIQKLIGKPIPVVENHKYPMTVMHVESKEKSNAPHQRRSGGNKSSANQSSSKSTRSGNSWGRQKRYT
- a CDS encoding OmpA family protein, whose product is MRVILLLLLLLPKIGFSQEKPKHPTPILVSHLSEENRILLNRKGAPKHSVFSKVICFKKKCRAFIGWRTYQQNRRFKGWKDNRTREQKRRKPWQTKPLDTLFKPAPIAKVNTDFKKPESAASVDASPKKEEVFILDDVLFDFNSYRLNEQHTAGLDSLIEILNQNKKIIIRISGHTDKSGNERYNLTLSRDRAEAVAIYLIDHAIEEDRISFEGHGSTRPLTTNDTEEGRKKNRRVEIVMIR
- a CDS encoding phosphatase PAP2 family protein gives rise to the protein MKLKYTIVLVALVTLPFSCKDINSGEKLNPLQPANQDETAGGWKPIILTNYATQLPLPAPAATNSASYVAEMDVIKKAQSKLTDAQRNTINYWSVGGVLRWNQVVRKLVAQYNLPPAPRGDGSYIFPDAENPFADPQFPFANPPYAARAYSYVSVAQYDALKAAWYYKYLYNRPAPYTVDSGVKALGPTSDLPAYPSEDAVLSGVTAEMLKVLFPTAVEEITLLAADQRNAALWSGKATDSDISAGLALGKAVATIFTANSTGVFTIPGASGASTTTLSVNIATRGRFRTDGIGAAIGNATQWQALADGAVAKGEIPWISQDLPVRPPMLPNFGKVVAWNMSAGQIVSERPGPPPSTSSEEMKTQLQEVKKYSENATREELAIVYKWADGAGTYAPPGHWNDIAAEYISNARWSEVRMARAFALLNMALHDAAVGCWETKYFYFNPRPSQLDPSIKVKTGLPNFPAYTSGHSTFSASAAAVLSYLFPNDAQFFNDQAKEASLSRLYGAIHYRADIEVGLAHGSRIGSYTVNFAKDPQKDGGD